The DNA region TCCAGAGAGCGTTCCGACGGTCCCACCGATTGCCAGGATAACCCAGACTGACACCCTGACGTCACCGGTCAACGACACCATCGGAGGACAGTCAAAAGTTTGAACATGATTGGCGAGATCATCTCCGGGATATTCGTCCCTCTCCTGGCGTGCATCACGCAGGGTGAACAGTCCGACGAGGGCGAGAAGGGTGATGTACGCGAAGCCGATTGCGAGGTCAGCCGACCCGAACTCTTCCAGTACCACGACTGCTCGTCTCCCAACCTCGATTCCAGCTGTCATAGACACCGTCAGCGACGCGACGAGCTTGTAGTCGATCTGACCGTGGGTACGATGCCTGAGCGAACCCACAACGCCCGTCCCGAACACAAAGGCGAATCCACTTCCGACTGCCACTTTTGCCGGGTAGCCAAGGACGAGCAGTGCTGGCGTGACGAGGAACGACCCACCCATCCCGAAGAACCCGAAGAGAACACCGACCAGCAGACCAAATCCGACGAAGACGGCAATCCATACGAGGCTTAATCCGAGGAGTTCCATGCGGAGTCTCCACCGAGCAGGTCACGAATCGACGGTTCGACGATTGCCACGAGAGCGCCGTAACCGACGTACAGCACGATAACCTCGGCGAAAACGACGCCGACAATCGTCATAGCCTGCACAGTTCCACTCGGTACTGTATGCGTATCGCGGATGACGGGAACCGCAGCTGCGACCAGTAGAATGCCGATCAAAATCCAGGGTATACTCACGAACACGACACGAACGGTCAATGGTCGTTACGGATTTCCTATCATTTCACTCTTGAATTTACACATCGATGCTATCCCCGCCGTTGGTTTGCACGGCTCCGGACGGTGAGATGTTCTGGTTACGGCTGAAGAAATTCGTCGGGTCGTACTCGTCCTTCAGCGCAACTAATCGCTCGTAGGCGGGTCCGAACGTGGTCCGCATCATGTCCTCACCTTCCTCGAGAAATCCTGGAAAGTTGAGGTAGACTGACCCGTCCGAGAACTGGCGCATGTCGTCGAGACAGTCACGCACCCACCCGACGTTGGCGTCGTCATCCACCGGGTGTTCCCAGTTCGCTTCGACACCGAGCAAGAACGGAGCGTGCCGCCCCGCGAACGCACTATCCTCGACGACGACCTGGGAAATTGTACCCCCTAACTGCCAGACGTCGACCGTCGAGAGTGGGGAGGGCGCCACGTCGGCCCAGTAGGCAATGCGATCGATAGCGGACTCCGACAGGCCGTCGAGATACAGCAACTTCCAGTAGTAGTGCATCCCGTCGGGGTAGTCCTCGTCGAGGATCTGCTGGAGTTCGGTGTAGGGCATCACCCCGCTGAAATCGGCGATCGGCTCCGCGAGTTCACGCAGGGCCGACAGCGCTCGTGTCCCGTCGTCGACGGGCCCGGCATAGCACCCCATGATGGCGAACTTCTGCCGATGAACATCGTCGCCCTCGAATAGTTCTTCGTCGGGCAGTTCGCCCGCGAAGACGAGCGTGCTAACCGCATCGGGCGCGGATTCGGCGTATTCACGGAACGCTCGTAGGCAATCGGTCAGCTGGTCACTCGGATAGAACACCAGGCAGACCGCCACGTCGGGCCCAACCGGATGGAGCTCGAATTCGAAGCCGGTGACGACGCCAAAGTTCCCGCCGCCCCCGCGAAGGCCCCAGAAAAGCTCCTCGTGTGCATCCTCGCTGGCAGTCAGATAGTTGCCATCCGCGGTAACGAGATCTACGGAACGGAGGTTGTCACAGCTGAGCCCGTACTTGTACCGGAGATGGCCGATGCCACCGCCGAGGATGAGCCCCCCGACGCCCGTATCCGAAACGACGCCGCCGGGAGTCGCCAGCCCGAACGCCTGCGTCTCGTGGTCGACGTCTGCCCACGTGGCGCCGGCTTGAACCCACGCCGTCCGCTCGTCAGGGTCGACCCACACGCTCCTCATCTCGGACAGGTCGATAACGAGCCCATCATCGCAGACGGCAGTCCCGGCGACATTGTGGCCGCCGCCACGAATAGCCACCGCCAGGTCGTGTTCACGGGAGAAGTTCACCGCGCTGATGACGTCGGCGACTCTACGACACCGCGCGATGAGTGCGGGTCGCCTGTCGATCATCCCGTTCCAGACGGCTCGTGCGTGTCGTAGGCGGGATCAGCGGGTCGGATCAGGTCTCCGTGGAATACTCCTTCGAACTGTTCGGTCTGATCCTCGCCGACCTTCTGTCGTGTCATGCCAACCTGTACGACGTCACAGTCGTTGGCCTCACCTATCGAGCACTGTTCGATGGAGTGAGCGCCGTTTCAGACCGTAAGACGAGTTACGAAGCGTGAATGGGATAGAGTTACCGTCATTGCCAACAATTCTCTAGGGGGTGAGCCAGATGATGCCTGACGAACACGAGGGATGCGACGACGATCGTCATCCACAACCAGGCTCGCCGATCTTCGAGGCCATTCTGGAGAACGAGCGAAACCGTCGCCATCTCGGCCAGCGCCTGAACACCGCGGGCAATCGCGTGAACACAGACCTGCTCGGCGATATCGTCCGGCATGGTCCGGTCCTCGAAGCGCTCCTGGAAGAACCTCTCGACCGTCGAGAGATCGAAGACCGTCTCGACGTTTCTCGAGCAACGAGTCACCGCTTCACGCAGTGGCTCGACGAACAGGGATTCACCGAGAAAGTAGATGGGCGGTTTCAATTGACTGGACGAGGCGAAGTCGTTGCAGAGGAGGTGCTCCGGTTCGAGGCGAACGTACATACTGCACAGAAGCTGACACCGCTGCTCGACGTGATCTGTGAGGACCACCGGGAATTTGTCGTCGAGCCGTTCGTGGACGCCACAGTTACCGTCGCAGAACCAGATGACCCGTATCGACCTGTCGAGCGGTTTATCTCACTCGTTCAGGAGACGGAGACGTTCCGTGGG from Natronosalvus rutilus includes:
- a CDS encoding DUF7512 family protein: MRDTHTVPSGTVQAMTIVGVVFAEVIVLYVGYGALVAIVEPSIRDLLGGDSAWNSSD
- a CDS encoding helix-turn-helix transcriptional regulator, whose translation is MMPDEHEGCDDDRHPQPGSPIFEAILENERNRRHLGQRLNTAGNRVNTDLLGDIVRHGPVLEALLEEPLDRREIEDRLDVSRATSHRFTQWLDEQGFTEKVDGRFQLTGRGEVVAEEVLRFEANVHTAQKLTPLLDVICEDHREFVVEPFVDATVTVAEPDDPYRPVERFISLVQETETFRGFNTTHMAPLALGGFHEQLFDATDTEIVYLPHIAEKLFDTYPERAQKAIENGYLALRTRNHLPYGLALFDECVGIGGYDETTGHMQVFVETDAPIAMEWAERVYNSVRADSELLDSRNDQTD